A window of the Budorcas taxicolor isolate Tak-1 chromosome 10, Takin1.1, whole genome shotgun sequence genome harbors these coding sequences:
- the PTGER2 gene encoding prostaglandin E2 receptor EP2 subtype: protein MGSTSNDSQSESREEPLWLPSGESPAISSAMFTAGVLGNLIALALLVRRWRGDSGRRNSISLFHVLVTELVLTDLLGTCLISPVVLASYARNRTLVALGPERRVCTYFAFSMTFFSLATMLMLFAMALERYLAIGHPYFYQRRVTRRSGLAVLPTVYIASLLFCSLPLLDHWKYAQYSPGTWCFIGHKQTTYLRLYATLLLLLIIAVLACNFSVILNLIRMHRRGRRSRCGPSLGSSHGRAERASTAEETDHLILLAIMTITFAVCSLPFTIFAYMNENSSRKEKWDLQALRFLSINSIIDPWVFAILRPPVLRLLRSVLCCRVSLRTQEVTQASCSTQSNASKQIDL from the exons ATGGGCAGTACTTCCAACGACTCCCAGTCCGAGAGCCGCGAAGAGCCCCTGTGGCTCCCCTCGGGCGAAAGCCCGGCCATCAGCTCCGCGATGTTCACGGCCGGGGTGCTGGGGAACCTCATTGCGCTGGCGCTCCTGGTGCGCCGCTGGCGGGGGGACTCGGGGCGCAGGAACTCCATCTCGCTGTTCCACGTGCTGGTGACAGAGCTGGTTCTCACCGACCTGCTTGGGACCTGCCTCATCAGCCCCGTGGTGCTGGCTTCGTATGCGCGGAACCGGACTCTGGTGGCCCTGGGGCCGGAGAGGCGCGTGTGCACCTACTTCGCCTTCTCCATGACCTTCTTCAGCCTGGCCACGATGCTCATGCTCTTCGCCATGGCCCTGGAGCGCTACCTAGCCATCGGACACCCCTACTTCTACCAGCGCCGAGTCACCCGCCGCAGTGGCCTGGCTGTGCTGCCCACTGTCTACATAGCCTCCCTGCTCTTCTGCTCCCTGCCGCTGCTGGATCACTGGAAGTATGCCCAGTACAGCCCAGGGACGTGGTGCTTCATCGGACACAAGCAGACCACGTACCTGCGGCTTTACGCCactctgctgctgttgctcaTCATCGCCGTGCTCGCCTGCAACTTCAGCGTCATCCTCAACCTCATCCGCATGCACCGCCGGGGCAGGAGAAGCCGCTGCGGACCCTCCTTGGGCAGCAGCCACGGGAGAGCGGAAAGGGCATCCACGGCGGAGGAGACGGACCATCTTATTCTTCTGGCCATCATGACCATCACCTTCGCCGTCTGCTCCTTGCCTTTCACG ATTTTTGCATATATGAATGAAAACTCTTCCCGGAAAGAAAAGTGGGACCTCCAAGCTCTTAGATTTTTATCAATTAACTCAATAATTGACCCTTGGGTCTTTGCCATCCTGAGACCTCCTGTTCTGAGACTACTGCGTTCAGTCCTCTGCTGTCGGGTTTCATTAAGAACACAAGAAGTGACACAAGCTTCCTGCTCTACACAGTCAAATGCCAGTAAACAGATTGACCTTTGA